Within Quercus lobata isolate SW786 chromosome 5, ValleyOak3.0 Primary Assembly, whole genome shotgun sequence, the genomic segment TTTTAAATCTATTGTTATTAATAATTAGGCCAAAATGTAAAACTGACCCACTAAGTTTCACATTTTGTCATTtaagtcctctaagtttcaattttgttatttttatcctctaagtttcaaatataGTCAATTTAGTTCTCCGTTTGGTTTCTGTTAAGTGCTGCTGTCTACAACCAAAACGATGCcgttttggatttttaaaatttatttcaaatttcttaattaaaaaaaattgaaaaacattaattgttgtgaaattttaaagtaacCGTAAGTGTATGAACCGTACTTAAATATAGTTTGACAAGAACAAGGTCAAAACCACAGGGACTTGCATGAACGTAAGagaattaattaaaccttaaccaaattaatcctaatctagtttaataaaaattgattgttttgagattaaaaaaagataagaaaataattaaatgaagCAAAAATGTGATATAAAGTGGTAAAAAGATTAAACAATAAGGAGAaatgaattaaggttttggaatctgTATTGTTAAttcatatcaatatatattcatgatcattaatttttccaaacgactacatgataatctagaaatcagtcttgctatcatggaaaatattctcattaaatcatctattttaaaaatctaaagtaTGCTCTTCTTCACTTCTTAGGTATAAATTAAAATCATTACTTATATCCATcgacaaacaaatcacaagagatattcaattctaaaaatcaaatcatcaattgtgttgggttaagatagatTGACCctatttaattaattcaattacccaagttgattaattaggtcaaattacatgcgaATCGTGGAGATACtaataaatcaccaaataaactaaatgcagtagaaattaaattgatacggtgatttgttgacaaatgggggAAACCAttcgcaaggcaaaaaccccaccaagtgaatttaaggtcattACTCTTAAGAATTCACTCATCAATAATCAAGtgattacaagtataaggaatcttatcactacCCTGACCTATTTcaaaataccaacttacagttgaactttcgctctaatacccaattggactcgatcttgtagtagccttctttcctttgatgcacaaatctccaatctgtgactaacttctttgcacggatcccagtatgtgactaactccagcaacttgaatgaTTGTTGTTGACTGTAAAGTTCtttacttcatcaacaatgaataTCAGGAAgcatttggttacaaaaccctatataaacacagtagcttctcacaaagaaaattaaactcttggTCTCTGTATCCATGTATGATGGctcttaaaataagccttacATATGCTTAGGgctgtgagaaaagaaaccctaaacaaatacatCAACCTAgaccaaatttcaaatttggaattctaaaatcctaattctcgatagattgaGCGTGTGTCTAGCTTCCCATTTAGTCTCGATAGCAACAATCTGTcgagctatcgagctttaataaaacagcttttcttcacttgttttttgaatcaatcttcatatttttaatactaacacttgatatatttgaacaacatatttcttgatgtaTTAAACCCAATTTAGATCTACtcagttacaagtaaagtgcattttgacaaaggattagctaataaaaaatatgaccctaacgaattgtatccattgacaaacaaatcacaaaatatatccaattttaaaatcaagaaacaataaaccaagtatttaattaattaaaataaatcctaaatcatgagaaaaacatgattgaacttatatCTAGAATCATATATTAGTCAActgatatgaagcaagaacaaattaaatcattaaagaacaacggCAGTgggaaaaattaaatcacataaataataCTGATATTACTTAGCAAGGTTTTATCTTCAAccttaattgaaaatttagccactcatagtaattgaaataaaacacaaaaataaaatactaaacattaaactaggcaaataaaataaaactagaataaaagaaagaagtcaCAGCGTTACAAAAAAGCAACAAAGGAAGCCACATGCGGCTGCCTGCGCTCCAGCCCTACTACACTTACTTTTCTATTTTGCTCTTCTATTTATGATCACCACAAACCGCTTGACAGTGACAGACGCACACCCAATTCAAGTCAGTTTGGCGGCTTTGGCCTTGTTTACTATTACTTTGTTTGCTCCTCATATTCACACAATACACTAACCTTAAAAGcctgtaatatattataagtttATTTAAAAACCTCTATAAACTACTTTCGTGTTCATgtgttctaataaatattactgtttcctaaaaaaaaaaaaaaaaaaaaaaaaaagagtgtatAGCCCATCAAATTAGGACCTTCAAGCTCTGTAGATTTCTTATCCCACGAAACTTCCTTagttccttttatttatttttttctttctttcctttgctTTCTCGTATGCATCCTGGAGCTCACttcttattattttcctttgtgatttttttcttcttctttacttcaCTTCAAGCTTCACTAGTTCACATTGCTTCACGTATGCCTGAGCTGAATCTCTCAAATTGGCTCATCATGTAGCATGTCCACCTAAATAGCCGCCCTTAATATCTATAAGACAAGGATAACTtataatcaatcacaaaataGCACTTAAGTAAgactaaatatgtagatatgagagtaatttattatttatatttcatgcaaattattaattacaaaaaaaaaaaaaaaaaaaaaaaaaaaaaaaaaaaaaaaactgatcgTTCCCCTTGTCCATTGAAATAGGTGTGGAGTCCACACCacattttcaaccaaaaaaaatttaaaaaggaataGTCTTCTGGTTGTTTCCCACCTCCTCGATTCCATGTAATCACAATACCTCAAATGAGAAATTTTGGAGTAATTTATGGTACTTAGATTAACATGATAATACCTCACTTCGTGGAACataattaattagttttagGTTTTGAATAACAATCATTTCCAATTCTGATAACAGACATACATTTTTTCACATTGCAATCATTGCAAGCATTCTTTATATTGGcaacaaaatattaattgtgaaaaacaaagaaatactTTGTAAGAGTTACAAAAACTATTACCACCACACACTCTTGGTGTGATGGtaactccacaagtataaatgcttgtggggtttGGAAGGGGGGCAAGGGCCGAtgttcaagtctctaagagggagtttcacacatatatatatttagattaggcTGAGTtatgagttcaaattataactaataataacttatcacctatgaaagtattgtgaaaatattgtgaatgcaGCACTTCTTGGAAACagaatacaaaaacaaattcattCAAAAGGTTCCATATCAACTATAATTGAAAAAGAACCCAAAAACAAGTCCATCCAATAGGTTATACTTAAGAATAATACTAGGGaatccacaaatttttttcaaagacaAAAGGTTCAAAATTATTGCCAACTTATGGACTTTCTTAAGTTAAAATTGTTTGCGCCATAATTATTAAAACCATACTGAAGGTTGACCTGGCTAAAGAATTAATTTATTGGTTCATTGGTTCAACTAGTGGTTTATTGGTTGAATTGtaggtttattaattaattaaattatatattttataattataaaaatcaactaaaataaaataaaaatgctccatttaggtaaattaataaattatagcaataaaaaattacatcatatgacataaaattagagaataagaaaaaaacacaTCATTCACATAAATCTTCCAATAACTAAGTTATATAATCCCAAAGTCTTGAAACAACATATCTcatagaaattcaaaataaaattttagtataaTCATTAATCCTTAGAGATTACACATTTGTGAGATGTTGGAGTAGGCCGTAAGATTACTTTCTAACtttttagtatgaaaatttTTGACCCTTTTAGTGTACATTTGTGAGATGTTGGAGTAGGCCATAGGATTGCTTTCTAACATTTTAGTATTACAAATTTTGACTCTTTTAGTGTAGAAATTCTTCCATTTTtgtctccattttttttaagttcatcaCTTTATCACCCGCATCTATAATTTTATCACTATCTCTTTATCTCTTTTGGTCTCATCAATATCTCTTAATCTCTTTAATCTCAACTCTCATCTCATGGATTAACTCCTACTTTATCTCTTTAGTCTTTTAGTCTTTATCACTTTATGTTTTTATCGGATTATCTTTTCAATCTTCAGTAGTTTAGTAAATACACaagatatttttttggttttatccGCGGGTTAAAAAGATTAACCCATGCAATCTGTCAGTTTACCCAATTTGATAATATGTCATTGCATATTTGGTATTTTACATCAAACCATTTCGGATAATGTTTGGTTCACAGTTTTAGTGGTGGAATCGGTGGTTtggtaatatttttataactatGGTTTGTATGGCTAGCCATCACCTTGAGCCATAggtaatataatatttaaagtaATCAAATGTTGGGCAACAAGAACCATTATATCCAAAAGAATTGTTGGTGcttaaaatgtaaattttaaaataattaatgcggtagaaaaattataaacaacaGCAGTTTCTTTGTGTTATCATGACGGTGTTAAATTTCTAATACCGCTTTCATCATTTAAACCTTATTACTCTAAACGtaagaaaccaaaaatatatatatatatatatatatataaatatataaaattaaaaaagacaaTGTATTAGATGTATCTATACATTTCAAGAAGTTGACATgagataatattttaatgaagaagGTGTAAATGTATAAACATATTTTTACTCATATGTTAATAGCTTTAATATTTATCTTGTCATTATGTCATCCTTAAATTTGAATCTAGTGCTTTCAGTTTTAGTTAGTTAGAATATTAATGCAACACTATATCACATAACTAGATTTTTGTAAATGAAACTTCATGAAGTTAGAAACCTTAGTGGTTAACTTATTTTTGAGaactagattttttatttttatttttatgaataattgTTTGAGTTGTTGCTACGTTacacttaaaaattaataaaactcaataCACTAAATTCAAAAGTAATGATGATGAATTGACCACACAAATGTTGTTTATCTTAAAATGTGAATAAACATACATTTATACATATAGTTTTCttcatcaaaatattatttgggGCCAATATAATGTTGAAATGTAAACACATTCCGACACTATGTGGTTGCAATAGTGAGATAATGATTGCAATTTTGATAAgtcaaaatgaattttattttaaaattaagaaagaaaaataaaccattCTATGTTGTTAAGGGGAGAGGCAAGCGGTGAATAATAGAAGACATACTTTTTTGTGTTTGCAAACCTAGCTTCTTctaattgggaaaaaaatttgtacttATTTCTGAAAGCGGATTAGAAATTTCCTTTGGAGGTAATTGGAAATGGGTTTGTTCATGTGCCTTATGCGTGGGGTGTATCTCgtttaatgaaaaattgaagTATAGGAAATATCATTCTTCTCTAATAACGGGACTATCTTGTTGAATTCTacaatattgaaaatatttaagaatgatatttttttgatatgaaACTAAACAATTTTGACCCCAATATCATTTCTTAAACTTGAAacacaaaataagtaaaaaaatcacatcaaacAAGTATGAAAACACTTcatcaaacccaaaccaaattaagctcacaataaaaataaacccataaaattaaacccaattccaattccaattgcaaacccaaaatcatatatacatatatgtaaaacTTGATATGAAATTGTTTCAAATGTATGTTTACATTTCATGACTTTGTCATGAGTTAATGTTTTGATGGAAAGATATAAATATGTAAACATATGTTTCTTCATATGTTATtaagtttaatatttattttgtcattatgtcatctttgaatttaaatttagtcctttcaattttaattagtttagaATATTAATGTAAACCactgcacacccttggtgcgatggtcactccacaagtataagtacttatggggtgtggggggcaagagccggggttcaagtctccaggagggagcttcacacacatatacacttagattaagttaaagtataattctatcttgtatcaaaaaaaaaaaaaaagaatattaatgtaAAACTATatccaattattgaattaatgaAACTACATGAAATTAAATACCAAAGTGGCTAACTAACTTCTATAAATTGGAATTTTTGGatgaataatttttcattatagTATTGTGTTATTCTTCCAAACCAATAAAACTAAagattcaaattaaattcaaaattactgattacaaatttacaagaaATATGATAGTTATCTTAATATGTgaataaacattattatatacatttatGTCTTCTTCATCAAAACATTATTTGGGACCAATTTTTGAAATGTAAACACATGTTCCGACACCATGTAATCACAAAAGTGAGATAAAGATCATAGTTTTGATAACTcaaaatgtggtttttttttttcaatattcgCTTGagctagggaaaaaaaaaaacctgtaaaCATGGAGACTATAAAGCTGCTAAAAGCTTTTGAAAAATGAGGGCGCTGGAATGTAATGGGTGTTCCAtgtatacttaaaaaaaatttagcttccatcatttataataataataataataataataataagctaCCCTTGTTGAAAGGTCAAAGGAGAATGAAAAGTTGagctttttgagagagaaaatggaggaaTCAATCTAATACTATTATTTATTCACTAAAAGATAATTATATTATCGTTATTCTGAATTTGATATAGGAGAACAAGAATAACAACaacttaaaagaaaagattgtgaaatttattttaatatatatggaTTTTGATGGATGGATTTTGCAAATGTCACTTgaaattatagtttatataaAATCTTGATACctcctttaatttatttatgcaAGCTTTGAGGTTGATAAAATATGGGAAAATCTAATGTGAAGTTCAAGAGAGAAATGCAAAGATATTAAGTGGCCATTTGCCAATTATTTTACTAATAAGGGACAATTGGATCCTTTGAAAGGGAATGCATGTAATAAGGCTTCGTAGGACACTGCTCATGAACTTCATggtctttaatttatttaacaagAGAAATGAAATATGCGTCGATAAGAATGatattttgttatagtattcAGTCTgttattttgaataaatatacgatgctcttttattttcattgcAAATGTGTTGTGCTatatactttattatttataaggAAAATGTGTTTTATTATGTTCTCTAGCTATTATTTTGAGTCATAGCAAAAGATTTTGACATTGATAACTGTAAGATTActtcattttattcatttatgatGAAAACAAGCTCCAGAATCCAGATCTTTATtgcaatttgtttattttccgTATAcattacatatatattatatgagaTATAAGgtgtaaatatgaaaataatattattttcaacGGACCTATGGTTTTGGTAGTAATATTTTGTGCGTGTATGTAATTCCTGAAGCTATTGTATAGATTACTctatctattatttatttatttatatttctataGTTTTCAAATTGGCACAAGCATATAATTGTGTCCTAACTTTGAcaatatttaatatttgaattaggTAGGATTTTATGTGATGCTTGGATCTTTTCTGTTTAGTTATATTGTTTGATTGGTGAGTCTTGAGACAAATTCTAATTATGTGCAATAATAGATTAGGCATTTTCcttgggaaaaaatctacatCTAGTACCAGACTAAAGATTTGAGCTATACATCTTATTCTTATCTATCTTTCATTTATGCTTAGCGGCAAGTATCTAATTTCTTCTGGAGTTGACATTTAATATGTGCCAACTCAATATTGctaaatgagtttaaaacttttttctgaGATGAAATGAGTTTAAACTTGCTATATATGGTAATGATTGAAATCATATTTGTTCAAGATTTTCATATGCTGCCAAGTAAAATTCATGGAAGATTCATTGGATTGCTTTGGTACATTCTACTAAATTTCCCAGCCTTGTAAACTTAAAAACAAGTCCTTATTACAATCATTAAGCACggatacaattttatttatttaactctagatataataaatataatttcctATAATAATTAAGCATTTGGCGCAtgcatttatattattaattataacatTGTAGTTAACCCCCAATGGAACTCATTTTAGATATAGCTGATTCTCTTCACGAATTCCGTAAATCCAAAGAAGAGCACCATTGTCAAGAACACGATTTTCTGGAAATTGGAGCTGCTTGTTCATGGTATCCAACCCATATTTTGCATTAAGCATCATCTTCAAGCGGCCCACGTTATGTTTCTCATTCACAAATAAGCTATATTGTTCATCAGAGCTCGTCTTAATCCAAACACGAATTTTCTTATACAAGCAGAGCTCATTCTTTCCATTCAGATGAGGATATACATCTAGCATATTCATTGCATCTGGTAGCGGATCTGATAGCGGAAGACGATTAAGGTGCAGCTCCACCCTCTCCAATGGGATATCAAACCTTTCATGTAATAGTAACTTTACTTCACCAACTGTTGCAGCAGTTGGAATTGTTTGGGCATAAAGTTGTCCAGCATAGAGAAGGCTAATATTCATGTTCTGCCAAACACCAATCAATTCAATTTTATGTATTATAATCTTTTAGAATAAGATTGTGGAAGTATACTTTAAAACATTAAAAGGGCAAGtacaaaaagtaataataataaataagaaaataagaaaggaaattAAATGACATagattattttcataattaacaTGGAATTTATATATGGAGTAGAAAGATACCACTGGAGGATGAGCAGCAGGGTCAGAAGACTGAGAATCCTGAGGGTCCATACTGAAAAATGAGTGATTGGTGTTTGCAATATGGTGGATAATAAATAATGATTTGtgttctttaaaatttattaaaacaatcATGCCATTAGGATGAGGTTACTACTATGTCATTAGCATGCTGAATCAATTCGTTTCATGCAAAGTTCATCCCAACTCGGAGTATTgtcacacaaaataaaatcacaaaggAGAAAGCAggatttggaaaaataaaaaataaaaaattgttttaaaattttggtaagAACTAACTCTTCATGGGTGACGCTATTTTtctgtctttttattttattattttatttttatgtgaaattattaatttcaaaattgtgGTGAAAAGAAAtagattgttttttatttatttatttaggataggatttgaatttattatagTCTACTCCATGATAATTGCTCTCACCATTTAGTTAAGACATCATTTGAATTTTAGTgtagaaaaaatttaaactaagtTTCACATTCaacaatagaaaattttatcaattgatcTAACTTGAACTCACAAGATATGTAAACATCTATTCAAACCAAGACATCAAGCGACATATGATTGATAATTATCATTTCAACATCCTTAGCCGTGTAATCTTAAACAATAAATATAGAGACAtaatatttcaacaattttttttaaaaaatttttggtAGGAcatgttataataataataattaatccaagtaaataaataaatatatacacacacaaacacactaGTATTATACCTGTGCGATGCACGGTTTGATAAAGATATGTAAGCTAAAAACAAAtgtaagctaattttttttttaaatatttaaaactaaattattaaataaatagtaataataaattataacataagtaaataattttaataaaaataattctaattTTTGAGAGTTTAGACTTTATCagtgtttatctatttttataatttttaaataatttcttaatatgcatTTGATCATTCCTATTTGGTTTACGTTTAATCTATGCCATAGCCAACATAAacattaataaacaaaataatttctcaataccaattttttttagtgatagtctaattaaaagaattaacaaactcacaaattaaatacaataaccaaaacccaaaatcaaaaaatacacaaaagagttcaaaaattgaccatatataaagaaaaaaaaaattaaaaacttacatAAGAGAACGAAGAACTTAAATGGGTGTTCACAATTCTGCTTCTTTATAGTAAATTTCCCTAGGCATATTATCATGCACGCAAATTTAGAAGCAAATAATATCAAGTAAGATAAATTATTAGATTAAAACATAAATGTAAGTTGCATCTTGGGGAAAAAACGTGAAAAAAAGGAAATAGCTTGGGGTGTATTAATTGTGTGGGATTTAGTTATAGGGATGTCTTATTGTTATGAGGGATTGTATTGCAAAGTCATAGCTGAAtatataatctctctctctctctctctctttctatatatatatatatgtatgtatgtataagttttgaaatttttgataatagatttttaatttgaatagaaTCCCTTagtcaagagccttgtagcttaatattttaacaaaatattaatttaataagatgcaacttgagaaaaaaaaaaaaaaacaaaaacaaaaacgtgggttgtgtgggatttaagtttagaaaattttgataatagacttttagtttgaatagaatttaattttttttgaaatttaaatgataaagtttttctaaattaaaccgttgttaaatattatcccttaatctGAACAAATATATCTTAACAAATAATATacaattaatttactaatttacAACAGggtaaaattttgataatagacttttataTACTTAGATTTGTTGAAATGTTTAGAAATGttttataatagaattttaatttgaatataatttaaatttgttgaaatttaaatgataaattttccTAAATTAAAACGTTGTTAAATTTATCCTTTGATTTGAGGAAATGTATCATAACAAACAACGTAAAATTAAGTTACTAATTAGTGAGAATAGCCACTTGGTGTAACCACAGTTTCTaaacctaacttttattttatattagtaaatactgattttttttcctagtgatagtctaattaaaaaatcaacacactcacaaattaaatacaatgaccaaaactcaaaatcaaaatattggGTTAAAATAGATTGACctgattaattaattcaattacccaagttgattaattgggtcaaattacatgcaaatcgtaGAGGCactaacaaatcaccaaataaattaaatgtaatgaaaattaaattgacacggtg encodes:
- the LOC115989055 gene encoding uncharacterized protein LOC115989055; this translates as MDPQDSQSSDPAAHPPVNMNISLLYAGQLYAQTIPTAATVGEVKLLLHERFDIPLERVELHLNRLPLSDPLPDAMNMLDVYPHLNGKNELCLYKKIRVWIKTSSDEQYSLFVNEKHNVGRLKMMLNAKYGLDTMNKQLQFPENRVLDNGALLWIYGIREENQLYLK